GGTGTTCGCCCCCAAGTGGGCGGTGATGCCCAGATTCGGCGCCTGGAGGAAGACGTGCTCGGGAGTGGGCGGCTCCTCCACGAACACGTCCACGCCCGCGCCGAACAGGTGCCCGGCCTTCAGGGCGTCGACCAGGGCCTTCTCCTCGATGATGCCGCCGCGCGCCGCATTCACGACGATGGCGTCCTTCTTCAGCAGGGCGAGTTCCCGCGCGCCGATCATGCCGGTCGTCTCGTCGGTCAGCGGAGTGTGCACCGTCAGGAAGTCCACTTGGCGCAGCAGGTCGTCCAATGTCTCGGCGCGCTTGACTCCCACCCGCTCGAACTTGCTCTCGGGCACGTACGGGTCGAAGGCCACGATGTGCATCCGCAGGCCCTGCGCGCGGTCGGCGACGATCGAGCCGATGCGGCCCAGGCCGACGATTCCCAGGGTCTTGTCCTTGAGTTCGATGCCAAGGAATTTGCGGTCCCAGGTGCCGGCGCGCGTGCGGGCGTCGCTGCCGGTCAGGCCGCGCGCGGCGGCCATCAGGTGCATGATGGCCAGTTCGGCGGCCGACACGTTGTTGCTCTCCGGAGCGTTCAGGACGAGCAGGCCGCGCAGGCTGGCGTAATCGAGGTCGATGTTGTCCACGCCGACGCCGCCGCGTCCGATGACCTTCAGGCGGGGGCCGGCGGCGTCGATGAGTTCCCGGTCGACCTTGGTGCGGCTGCGGGTGATCAGGGCGTCGTAGTCGGGAAGGCGGCGCAGCGTCTCGGCGCGGTCGAGGTTCCCGTGGTAGTCGATGTGGTAGCCGGCGTGGTCGAGATCGCCGGGGTTCATCTCGTCGCAGATCAGGACGCGCAGGGGCGCGCCGGTCAGTGGCGTGTCAGGTGTGGGCGCGGGAGCGGTCATGCTGCCAGCGTAAGCGCCCCCGCCGCGTGGGGCCGGCAGATGGCTAGGGAGACGGTGCGGGAGCCCGAAGAAATGATAAAGATGAATCCCCGCCGGGGGGACTGGACAGAATTTTTAGGTGCGCCTAATATTCCGTCATGTCGGTGCCGCCACCTGTCTCCACTTCCCTCGACGCCCGCATGACCCAGCGGGCCACCGACATCCTCAACGGGCGAACCCAGCGTCGGGGCCTGGGGCGCATCCTGCCCTTCGTCGGCCCGGCCGTCATCGCGTCGATCGCCTACATGGATCCCGGCAACTTCGCCACGAACATCCAGGGCGGCGCGCAGTTCGGCTACGCCCTGCTGTGGGTGATCCTGGCCGCGAACCTGATGGCCATGCTGATCCAGAACCTCAGCTCAAAACTCGGGATCGCCACGGGGCGCAATCTGCCGGAACTGATCCACGACCACTACCCTAAACCCCTGGTGTGGGTGTACTGGATTCAGGCGGAACTCGTCGCCATGGCCACGGATCTCGCGGAATTCCTGGGGGCCGCGCTGGCCATCCAGCTCCTGACCGGCCTGCCCCTGTTCTGGGGGGCGGTGATCACCGGCATCCTGACCTTCTGGCTGCTGACCCTGCAACGACGCGGTTCCCGCCCCCTTGAACTGGTCATCGGGGCCTTCGTCTTGGTCATCGGCGTGGCGTACCTGGTGCAGTTCATCCTGGCCCATCCTCCGCTCGCCTCCATCGGGCGGGGCCTGGTGCCCAGCTTCCAGGGGGTCGACAGCGTGTATCTCGCAGTGGGCATCATCGGGGCGACCGTCATGCCGCACGTGATCTACCTGCACTCCGCCCTGACGCAGGGGCGCGTGCCGGCCGCCTCGGACGCCGAGAAACTCCGCCTGAACCGCCTGAACCGCATCGACGTGTACGGCGCGATGGGCCTCGCCGGGCTGATCAACATGAGCATGCTGGCCGTCGCGGCGGCCACGTTTCACGGCAAGAACATCCCAGACGCCGGCAACTTGGAAACGGCGTACCGCACCCTGACTCCGCTGCTCGGCTCGGCAGCGGCCGTCGCCTTCGCCATCGCCCTGCTCGCCAGCGGGCTCAGCAGTTCGGCGGTGGGCACCATGGCCGGTCAGGTCATCATGCAGGGCTTCGTGGGCTTCAGCATTCCCCTGTGGGTGCGGCGGACTGTGACCATGCTCCCGGCGTTCATCGTGATCTGGATGGGCCTTGACCCCACGGCGACGCTCGTCCTCTCCCAGGTCGTCCTGAGTTTCGGCGTGCCCTTCGCGCTGATTCCGCTGCTGATGTTCACCGCCCGCCGGGACGTGATGGGCGTGCTGGTCACGCGGCCCTGGGTCAACACTGTCGGGTGGCTGTTCGCCGCGATCATCATTGGCCTGAACATTTTCCTGCTCTGGGGAACGCTGACGGGCGGGCGCTGACCACCGCGCCTCCGGAGCGAATCGACGGCCCGGCGGTCACAACGCGACATCGAGGCGCAGGGCCGCCTCCAACCGTCGCCGGTACTGGTCGCCCGTCACCTCGGACACGCCGAGCGTCTCCAGGTGCGGATTCTGAATCTGTGCGTCCAGCAGGGTGAAGCCGCGCGCGTGCAGGTGCCGGGCCAGGTGGATCACGGCCGCCTTGCTGCCGTTCGTGTGACGGTGAAATTTGCTCTCCGCGATGAACGCCCCACCCAGCGCCAGCCCGAGGACGCCCCCGGCCAGCTCTCCGCCCTGCCAGACCTCGAAGGAGTGGGCGAGGCCGGTGGCGTGCAGCTGCATGTACAGCCCGGCAAGCTCGTGGCTGATCCATTCACCGTCACGCGGCGGGCTGCCCGGCAACTGCCCCCGACATCCGGCGATGACGTCCGCGAAGGCCGTGTCCAGGCGGGGCTCGAAGCGGGGCAGGTCTCGGGCCAGCCGGCGGGCCACATGCAGGCCCTCCTGCACGGTCAGGGGCACCAGCGCCCGCGACTCGACCGAATACCACCGGACACCCTCCCCGTTGTCCATCAGGAAGGCTCCCTGGGCGTAGCCGCGCGCCACCTCGCGCGTCCGGGAGTCCGGGTGGGTCAGGAAGGCGCGGGCCGTCGGCATGGCCTACCGGGGGTAGAGCACGGCCTGGGTGCAGCGGAACAGGGCCATGACCTTCCCAGCCGGGTCACGGACCTCGGCGTCCCAGACCTGGGTGGTGCGTCCGGCATGCACGGCCCGGGCCTCGCACGTGATGGTGCCGCTCAGGGCCGTGCCCAGGTGGTTGCTCTTGAGTTCGATGGTCGTAAAGCCCTGCGCGGCCTCCGGCAGGAGAATCCGGGTGCCGTAGCCGCAGGACGTGTCGGCCAAAGC
The Deinococcus sp. KSM4-11 DNA segment above includes these coding regions:
- a CDS encoding PaaI family thioesterase, with product MADLPTLDDMNALGEGKLPGLIGIRFTHIERGVIRSELPIRTELLAPNGFLHAASVIALADTSCGYGTRILLPEAAQGFTTIELKSNHLGTALSGTITCEARAVHAGRTTQVWDAEVRDPAGKVMALFRCTQAVLYPR
- a CDS encoding Nramp family divalent metal transporter, translating into MTQRATDILNGRTQRRGLGRILPFVGPAVIASIAYMDPGNFATNIQGGAQFGYALLWVILAANLMAMLIQNLSSKLGIATGRNLPELIHDHYPKPLVWVYWIQAELVAMATDLAEFLGAALAIQLLTGLPLFWGAVITGILTFWLLTLQRRGSRPLELVIGAFVLVIGVAYLVQFILAHPPLASIGRGLVPSFQGVDSVYLAVGIIGATVMPHVIYLHSALTQGRVPAASDAEKLRLNRLNRIDVYGAMGLAGLINMSMLAVAAATFHGKNIPDAGNLETAYRTLTPLLGSAAAVAFAIALLASGLSSSAVGTMAGQVIMQGFVGFSIPLWVRRTVTMLPAFIVIWMGLDPTATLVLSQVVLSFGVPFALIPLLMFTARRDVMGVLVTRPWVNTVGWLFAAIIIGLNIFLLWGTLTGGR
- the aat gene encoding leucyl/phenylalanyl-tRNA--protein transferase, which encodes MPTARAFLTHPDSRTREVARGYAQGAFLMDNGEGVRWYSVESRALVPLTVQEGLHVARRLARDLPRFEPRLDTAFADVIAGCRGQLPGSPPRDGEWISHELAGLYMQLHATGLAHSFEVWQGGELAGGVLGLALGGAFIAESKFHRHTNGSKAAVIHLARHLHARGFTLLDAQIQNPHLETLGVSEVTGDQYRRRLEAALRLDVAL
- the serA gene encoding phosphoglycerate dehydrogenase, with protein sequence MTAPAPTPDTPLTGAPLRVLICDEMNPGDLDHAGYHIDYHGNLDRAETLRRLPDYDALITRSRTKVDRELIDAAGPRLKVIGRGGVGVDNIDLDYASLRGLLVLNAPESNNVSAAELAIMHLMAAARGLTGSDARTRAGTWDRKFLGIELKDKTLGIVGLGRIGSIVADRAQGLRMHIVAFDPYVPESKFERVGVKRAETLDDLLRQVDFLTVHTPLTDETTGMIGARELALLKKDAIVVNAARGGIIEEKALVDALKAGHLFGAGVDVFVEEPPTPEHVFLQAPNLGITAHLGANTREAQERVGAEIVSRVLDALKGDVSKGAVNAPALDPKTMEALGGYLTLGEKLGRIQAQLLPGAHDIEVTFRGEFPADPTPVVTSVLVGYLSGSTDERPNMINARALAKERGLNLAIREQADSPDYQTEVIVKVTSHTADRDRTRTVGGTVFGKSPRLTRLRDFRVELEPEGYILIASNEDKPGAVAKLSTLLGTWGVNIAGMALGRAQKGGQALFTLTLDDGLTPEQLQAIRELDVIESAYLVRA